The following are from one region of the Amylibacter sp. IMCC11727 genome:
- a CDS encoding ArsC/Spx/MgsR family protein, whose product MKLYGLKNCDTCRKALNSLEAAGHVVDYIDVRADGVTPNDLQRFWDAFGDSLLNTRSTTWRGLDETERAKDPLTLLADHPTLMKRPVIDQDGSLSLGWTKDVQALFA is encoded by the coding sequence ATGAAACTCTATGGTCTGAAAAACTGTGATACATGCCGTAAGGCGCTGAATTCATTGGAAGCTGCGGGTCACGTGGTTGATTACATCGACGTGCGTGCAGACGGTGTAACACCCAATGATTTACAGCGGTTTTGGGATGCGTTCGGTGACAGTTTGTTGAACACGCGCTCCACCACTTGGCGGGGTTTGGATGAAACGGAGCGTGCAAAAGACCCGCTCACGCTTTTGGCCGACCACCCGACGTTGATGAAACGCCCTGTGATCGACCAAGATGGCTCATTGTCTTTGGGTTGGACAAAAGATGTCCAAGCCTTGTTTGCTTAG
- a CDS encoding cold-shock protein gives MATGTVKWFNSTKGYGFIQPDAGGSDVFVHVSAVERAGLNGLEDNQKVTYEVETGRNGREAATDLALA, from the coding sequence ATGGCTACTGGTACAGTGAAATGGTTCAATTCAACAAAAGGCTATGGCTTCATTCAGCCTGATGCTGGCGGATCCGATGTGTTTGTACACGTCTCTGCTGTTGAACGCGCAGGCCTGAACGGCTTGGAAGACAACCAAAAAGTGACATACGAAGTTGAAACCGGCCGCAACGGTCGTGAAGCGGCGACGGATTTGGCACTGGCCTAA
- a CDS encoding DUF2177 family protein: MFLAAVFRKFRPNLNAASAPVSPADFFEIRNRLAFAHTQATLHLMQTLTLYAITAVIFLALDAIMLTRVMSPLFERHIGAFLLPDLRLGAAVAFYLAYIVGVLYFASLPALAEGAPIKAFLNGAILGAMAYGTYEFTNLATLKGWSWQMVAVDVTWGAVLSGVSAWAGVTLTRMIFS, from the coding sequence ATGTTTCTGGCTGCTGTATTTCGCAAATTCCGCCCAAATCTTAACGCTGCGTCCGCGCCTGTTTCCCCTGCGGATTTTTTCGAAATTCGAAACCGCCTTGCCTTCGCCCACACGCAGGCTACCCTCCATCTTATGCAAACACTCACCCTCTATGCCATCACCGCCGTTATCTTCCTCGCGCTCGACGCGATCATGCTGACGCGGGTCATGTCACCGCTGTTTGAACGCCACATTGGGGCCTTTCTGCTGCCTGACCTGCGCCTTGGTGCAGCGGTGGCCTTTTACCTCGCTTACATCGTTGGTGTGCTCTATTTCGCGAGCCTTCCCGCCTTGGCCGAAGGCGCGCCGATCAAAGCGTTTTTGAATGGTGCGATCCTTGGGGCCATGGCCTATGGAACCTATGAATTTACCAACCTGGCAACGCTCAAAGGCTGGTCATGGCAGATGGTGGCTGTCGATGTCACATGGGGCGCGGTGCTGTCGGGCGTGTCCGCTTGGGCAGGTGTGACCCTAACGCGGATGATCTTTTCCTAA
- a CDS encoding transposase, producing the protein MSNYVRPKLKGACVFFTVVTAQRGSDVLVRRIDVLRNAVKQTHDERPFQIDAWVVLPDHIHCVWTLPEDDHDYAIRWSVIKARFSRAMPKVQRRQSHVKRRERGIWQRRFWEHHIRNESDYRAHVEYCWHNPIKHGFVDHPKDWPFSSWHRDVGRFG; encoded by the coding sequence ATGTCGAATTATGTTCGCCCGAAACTCAAAGGCGCCTGTGTGTTTTTCACGGTGGTGACGGCCCAGCGCGGATCGGATGTGTTGGTGCGCCGCATTGATGTGTTGCGCAATGCTGTAAAACAGACCCATGATGAACGCCCGTTTCAAATCGATGCTTGGGTGGTTTTGCCCGATCACATTCATTGCGTGTGGACCTTGCCAGAAGATGACCATGATTACGCGATCCGATGGAGCGTGATCAAAGCGCGATTTTCGCGGGCGATGCCAAAAGTACAGCGACGGCAAAGTCACGTTAAACGGCGCGAACGCGGGATTTGGCAAAGACGGTTTTGGGAACACCACATCCGCAACGAGTCCGATTACCGCGCACATGTGGAATATTGTTGGCACAACCCGATCAAACACGGGTTTGTAGATCACCCCAAAGATTGGCCATTTTCATCATGGCACCGCGATGTCGGCCGTTTTGGATGA
- a CDS encoding response regulator gives MVKFVEETVAFNFLKKPPLLSIESIRDSAWDVQDYRNKSKICIIDDSDFGKKNGIENHGYNVQELGDISSIEQCANFDIIVCDIRGVGAAFESNLEGAYIIKEVRSRFPEKYIIMYSASSFSARFQPYLKVADSHLRKIDDISDWVDSLDEGAKQLLHPYCRWVRTRDILLHSGIEISKVSRLESEYVNAIKTSDPEIIKRAFQDDQIDNLKLAGLGVGIAQFIATIAIS, from the coding sequence TTGGTTAAATTTGTAGAAGAAACTGTGGCATTTAATTTTTTAAAGAAACCCCCCTTACTTAGCATTGAAAGCATTAGAGATTCCGCATGGGATGTGCAGGACTATCGGAACAAATCAAAAATTTGCATTATTGACGATAGTGACTTCGGCAAAAAGAATGGCATTGAAAATCATGGTTACAATGTACAAGAGTTAGGAGATATAAGCTCAATCGAGCAATGCGCAAATTTTGACATCATTGTTTGCGACATTCGAGGAGTAGGTGCGGCTTTCGAAAGCAACTTAGAGGGCGCTTATATAATCAAGGAAGTTAGGTCACGTTTCCCCGAAAAGTATATTATTATGTACAGCGCCAGCAGCTTTTCCGCACGCTTCCAACCATACTTAAAAGTCGCAGATTCACACCTTAGGAAAATTGATGACATCTCTGATTGGGTAGATAGCTTGGACGAGGGCGCAAAACAACTTTTGCATCCATATTGTAGATGGGTCAGGACAAGGGACATTTTGCTGCATTCTGGAATTGAAATCTCAAAAGTAAGTCGACTTGAAAGTGAATATGTAAACGCAATCAAAACTTCTGACCCAGAAATAATTAAACGAGCGTTTCAAGATGATCAAATCGATAACTTGAAACTAGCAGGTCTAGGGGTTGGAATTGCTCAATTCATTGCGACAATCGCAATATCGTAA
- a CDS encoding ATP-binding protein, protein MDEKIEFIGNEIELLEDIVHETEHQVGQLLFCLMDSSKIISRQTIDFGRLEEQLATATECANVVKLVTENARLADKDYEANNETKEIRIFDKVFRAYKQIGYRARVKEVELTLQGDSKKVTRIFPCFDMLFYIFLENALKYSPSNMEIEILVQDEKDACVVTIESVGPKVLPAEEPKLTDRKFRGENAIKVVRKGRGLGLHTAKKICELHDVELKFFVRDPTFQSNGTDHCTFVVQAKVPSFN, encoded by the coding sequence TTGGATGAAAAGATCGAATTTATTGGTAACGAAATTGAACTGCTCGAAGATATTGTTCACGAAACTGAACACCAGGTAGGGCAACTCTTGTTTTGTTTAATGGATTCTTCAAAGATCATATCACGACAGACAATTGATTTTGGAAGATTAGAAGAGCAGCTCGCGACCGCTACCGAGTGCGCAAACGTTGTTAAACTTGTGACTGAAAATGCAAGATTGGCGGACAAGGATTACGAGGCCAACAATGAAACAAAAGAAATTCGAATTTTTGACAAAGTATTCAGGGCTTACAAACAAATTGGATATCGAGCCCGTGTAAAAGAAGTTGAGTTAACGCTGCAGGGCGATTCAAAGAAAGTTACAAGAATTTTTCCGTGTTTTGATATGCTGTTCTATATCTTCCTTGAAAACGCCTTAAAGTATTCCCCTAGCAACATGGAAATTGAAATACTTGTACAAGATGAAAAAGACGCATGCGTTGTAACCATCGAATCTGTTGGACCAAAGGTGCTACCAGCCGAGGAGCCAAAACTAACAGATAGAAAGTTTCGAGGCGAAAATGCTATAAAAGTTGTACGTAAAGGTCGCGGTTTAGGACTCCATACAGCAAAGAAAATTTGCGAACTACATGATGTGGAACTGAAGTTCTTTGTAAGAGACCCTACGTTCCAATCAAATGGCACTGATCACTGCACATTTGTCGTGCAGGCAAAAGTACCTTCCTTCAATTGA
- the thyX gene encoding FAD-dependent thymidylate synthase gives MSITPEQQADIDEQRAQSTATRRVVAPGMEQHLYTAHQVLDHGFVRVIDYMGDDAAITQAARVSYGKGTKAVQNDEGLIRYLMRHWHSTPFEMCEIKLHVKLPVFVARQWIRHRTANVNEYSARYSILDREFYIPATEHLNKQSVINNQGRGEALSEADSHRVLEMLKADSARAYDNYETMIEDDEQGGIALARELARMNLPANIYTQWYWKVDLHNLFHFLRLRADSHAQYEIRVYADEICRLVADWVPFAYKAFEDYRLGGAQLSQPAVDALRKMLKGEEVTAEEVGMSAREWREFMEVLG, from the coding sequence ATGTCCATTACCCCCGAACAACAGGCCGACATCGACGAGCAGCGCGCGCAATCCACAGCCACCCGCCGTGTGGTGGCCCCTGGCATGGAACAACACCTTTATACCGCGCACCAAGTGCTCGACCACGGCTTCGTGCGCGTCATTGATTATATGGGCGATGATGCCGCCATCACACAGGCCGCGCGGGTCTCTTACGGCAAAGGCACCAAAGCCGTGCAAAACGACGAGGGCCTGATCCGCTACCTCATGCGCCACTGGCACTCCACCCCGTTTGAAATGTGCGAAATCAAGCTACACGTCAAACTGCCCGTCTTTGTGGCCCGCCAATGGATCCGCCATCGCACCGCCAACGTGAACGAATACTCTGCCCGCTATTCTATCCTCGACCGCGAATTTTACATCCCTGCAACCGAACACCTGAACAAGCAGAGCGTGATCAACAACCAAGGCCGCGGCGAAGCCCTGAGCGAAGCCGACAGCCACCGCGTCCTAGAAATGCTCAAAGCCGACAGCGCGCGCGCCTATGACAACTACGAAACCATGATCGAGGACGACGAACAGGGCGGCATCGCGCTCGCCCGTGAACTCGCCCGCATGAACCTGCCCGCCAACATCTACACCCAATGGTACTGGAAAGTAGACCTGCACAACCTCTTCCACTTCCTGCGCCTGCGCGCCGACAGCCACGCCCAATACGAAATCCGCGTGTATGCGGATGAGATTTGTAGACTGGTGGCCGATTGGGTCCCCTTCGCCTACAAAGCGTTTGAAGACTACCGATTGGGTGGGGCGCAACTGTCGCAACCAGCAGTTGACGCGCTGCGCAAGATGCTGAAGGGCGAGGAAGTGACGGCAGAGGAAGTGGGTATGTCTGCGCGGGAATGGCGCGAGTTCATGGAGGTTTTGGGGTGA
- a CDS encoding DUF1194 domain-containing protein gives MRNLAAALVGTAMALAPAPVAACGVALALTVDVSGSVDSYEYDLQMGGLAAALRDGLVADALIAEQAAVMVVHWSGQSRQSVVVPWTRVTSVQSADALADAVEQVPRAWRNFSTGIGEALTFTANQFGAVADCDRFVIDVSGDGISNEGAPPEDIKEALAAAGFVINGLAIEGQTANLTEYYRAKVIAGPNAFVLPSFGFLDYPEKIKKKLIREVTKQVSALE, from the coding sequence ATGCGAAACTTGGCGGCGGCACTGGTTGGCACGGCGATGGCGCTGGCCCCTGCCCCTGTGGCGGCCTGCGGTGTGGCGCTGGCGCTGACGGTGGATGTATCGGGATCGGTGGATTCTTATGAGTACGATTTGCAGATGGGCGGATTGGCGGCGGCATTGCGCGATGGGTTGGTGGCGGATGCGTTGATTGCCGAACAGGCGGCGGTGATGGTGGTGCATTGGTCGGGGCAATCGCGCCAGTCTGTTGTGGTGCCGTGGACGCGGGTGACGTCTGTACAAAGTGCGGATGCGCTGGCAGATGCGGTGGAACAGGTGCCCCGTGCGTGGCGAAATTTTTCAACGGGCATTGGGGAGGCACTGACCTTTACCGCCAACCAGTTTGGCGCTGTGGCCGACTGCGACCGGTTTGTGATTGATGTGTCTGGGGACGGCATATCAAACGAAGGAGCCCCCCCAGAAGACATCAAAGAGGCCTTGGCCGCCGCTGGGTTTGTGATCAACGGTCTGGCCATTGAAGGGCAAACCGCGAACCTGACGGAATATTACCGTGCCAAGGTGATTGCGGGGCCAAATGCGTTTGTTTTGCCGTCTTTCGGTTTTTTGGATTATCCCGAAAAGATCAAAAAGAAGTTGATCCGCGAAGTGACGAAACAAGTGTCCGCGTTGGAGTAA
- a CDS encoding DUF1194 domain-containing protein, which produces MRRNLDIWTKKKAGLVRLSVMGVMCGVFVAMAQTALACRQALVLAVDVSASVSTREYELQRDGIAAALRDPEVIDWIVAPAGSEVELFIFEFGNRNYQWYWVNWTKITSEAVLAQVADTVAAVQRNRESQSTGLGEAILAGADALASRTCAQKTIDVSGDGKNNVGVRPQDVKDRLRADGITVNGLVIATQDIAEMSAYYNANVIVGDGSFVETAGGFEDYARAMKRKLLRELVPKLAMVAE; this is translated from the coding sequence ATGAGGCGGAATTTGGATATTTGGACCAAGAAAAAGGCGGGGTTGGTGCGCTTATCTGTGATGGGTGTGATGTGTGGGGTCTTTGTCGCCATGGCGCAAACGGCGCTGGCGTGTCGCCAAGCCTTGGTTTTGGCGGTGGATGTATCGGCGAGTGTGTCGACCCGGGAATACGAGTTGCAGCGCGATGGGATTGCTGCGGCCCTGCGCGATCCAGAAGTAATTGATTGGATCGTGGCCCCAGCGGGATCAGAGGTGGAGTTGTTTATCTTTGAGTTCGGGAACCGCAATTATCAATGGTATTGGGTGAATTGGACCAAGATCACGTCAGAGGCGGTTTTGGCGCAAGTGGCCGATACGGTGGCCGCTGTGCAGCGCAATCGCGAGAGCCAGTCTACAGGCTTGGGCGAGGCGATTTTGGCGGGTGCAGATGCTTTGGCGTCGCGCACCTGTGCGCAAAAGACAATTGACGTGTCAGGAGATGGTAAAAACAATGTGGGGGTGCGCCCGCAAGATGTGAAGGATCGGTTGCGCGCAGACGGGATCACGGTGAATGGATTGGTTATTGCCACACAGGATATTGCGGAGATGAGTGCCTATTACAACGCCAATGTCATTGTGGGCGACGGCAGTTTTGTGGAAACAGCAGGCGGGTTTGAAGATTACGCCCGCGCCATGAAACGCAAATTGCTGCGTGAATTGGTGCCAAAACTGGCTATGGTGGCGGAATGA
- a CDS encoding DUF1194 domain-containing protein, with protein MKRIFLPFVLLMLMARAAFSCEVALVMALDVSRSVDRDEYKLMRDGIASAFLDDEVRQLIEWMPGGIMVTVTQWGGEGQQRQAVPWQRVRDKAGIVRFVDAFTSQSRGFWMADTAVSEALIHADGMFRGAPSKCRRHVIDVSGDGIANAGAQAAPIAQAIGYEGTTINGLVITGANPDPVAYFEQNVISGPFAFVEVANSYVDYPRAMKRKLLRELTPAVATLAD; from the coding sequence ATGAAACGGATTTTCCTGCCTTTTGTTTTGTTGATGCTAATGGCCCGTGCCGCGTTTTCCTGCGAGGTGGCGCTGGTGATGGCGCTGGATGTATCGCGATCCGTGGACCGTGATGAATACAAATTGATGCGTGATGGAATTGCCAGTGCGTTTCTCGACGACGAAGTTCGCCAACTGATCGAATGGATGCCGGGCGGGATTATGGTGACGGTGACGCAATGGGGGGGCGAAGGACAACAACGCCAAGCCGTTCCATGGCAGCGGGTGCGCGACAAAGCAGGGATTGTGCGCTTTGTTGATGCGTTTACATCCCAGTCGCGCGGGTTTTGGATGGCCGATACAGCGGTGTCCGAAGCTTTGATCCATGCAGATGGGATGTTTCGCGGTGCGCCATCCAAATGCCGCCGTCACGTGATAGATGTGTCAGGGGACGGGATTGCCAATGCGGGCGCACAGGCGGCCCCGATTGCACAGGCCATTGGTTATGAAGGCACGACCATCAACGGGTTGGTGATTACGGGGGCGAACCCTGACCCCGTTGCCTATTTCGAGCAAAACGTCATCAGCGGGCCATTTGCTTTTGTCGAAGTGGCCAACAGTTATGTTGACTATCCCCGCGCCATGAAACGCAAGTTGCTGCGCGAATTGACGCCAGCGGTGGCCACGCTGGCAGATTAA
- a CDS encoding DUF1287 domain-containing protein, whose product MIKNALFATAISLVLLTPHISQADTAFAQQTANAAASQIGVTTGYDPAYVSLDYPLGDLPRRTGVCTDVVIRALRDAHGIDLQERVHRDMKANFASYPKNWGLKRPDPNIDHRRVPNLRRYFERQGASLPISSDPSRFQTGDIVSWNLPGNLTHIGVVSANKSTDGTPLIIHNIGSGTREQDILFLFEITGHYRLNEAP is encoded by the coding sequence ATGATTAAAAATGCGCTCTTTGCCACCGCCATCAGCCTTGTCCTTTTGACCCCGCACATATCGCAGGCCGACACTGCGTTTGCACAGCAAACGGCCAACGCAGCGGCATCCCAAATCGGCGTCACCACAGGTTATGATCCTGCCTACGTCAGCCTTGATTACCCCCTTGGGGATCTGCCTCGGCGCACAGGTGTTTGTACCGATGTTGTGATCCGTGCCCTGCGCGATGCGCATGGGATTGATCTGCAAGAACGCGTTCACCGCGACATGAAAGCGAATTTCGCATCTTATCCGAAAAACTGGGGTCTCAAACGTCCTGATCCAAACATAGATCACCGCCGCGTCCCAAATCTGCGCCGCTATTTTGAACGCCAAGGGGCGTCACTACCGATCAGCAGTGATCCATCCCGGTTTCAAACAGGGGATATTGTGTCATGGAACCTGCCTGGAAATTTGACTCATATCGGCGTGGTGTCTGCCAATAAATCTACGGACGGCACACCGCTGATCATCCATAACATTGGCAGTGGAACGCGCGAACAGGACATTTTGTTTTTGTTCGAAATCACGGGCCACTATCGTCTGAACGAAGCGCCTTAA